The Hymenobacter oligotrophus genome segment CTGGCCGTTGGGGCTTGGGTGGGTGCCGCTGCAAACGTAGGCACGGCTTCGGACGCGACGGGTGGCTGGGGTTCCGGCGCGCTTCGCTCGGGTTGTTCGTCGGGTTGCGGTTCGGCATACAAAACCGGCGATTGGCGAGCGGGCCGCCCGCGCCGCTTAGGAGGCCTAGCCGTAACGGATTCCGGTCCGGTTGGCTCAGGTGTCGGCTCTGCGGGTGCCAGCGCAACCGGCGAAGCGGCTTCAACAGGCTCGTTTGGCACCGTAGCTTCCACCAACAGTTCCTGCGGATTTTCTGCGCTGGTTTCGTCGGTGTCCGGTCTGTTTTTCTTTTTGTGCTTACGCCCGCCGCGTTTGCGCTTGCGCCGTTTGGCCGGGCCTGCTTCCGTCGTACCCGATTCCATTTCGTGAGTTACCTCGGCGGCCGGGCGCACGTCCTCGGCCTCATCGGATTCTTGCTCAGCCAAGGCTTCGGCCCACAGGTCGGCCGCATCAACTGCTGGCTGAGCAGCAGGTAGGGGCGCGGTCTGCCTATCGGTTTGGGGCGCCTCCACAGGTTCGCTTCCTTCGCCGATATCAATGCGCTCTTCGCCGTCGTCGTCCGGTTCGGGCGGCAACACAGGTTTCGGGGGCGGTGGCAAAGCCACGATGCGCTTGTGCACATCGCGCAGCTCCGCGCGTACATCAACCCGGCCCGCAAGGCGCTCGAGCCGTTGCTGAGTTTGCTCCAGAAAATGGCGGTGCTCGGGCGCGCCGGCGTGCAAGGGGCGGTGCTCAAGAGCCCGCCGAATGCCGTCCCATTCCTGCGCAAATTGCCGGAAAGCGCTGTCGAAGTAAACCGCCGTAAACTTCTCCCAGATGTACTGTTCTGCCACTTCCGTCAGATGAATCATGTCGGCCGCGTAAAAGCGGTAGTCGCGCAAGTCATCCAGGAGCAGCTCGTATGCCGGAAAGTAAGTGGCCTGCGGCAACAATTCGCTCAGGTAGTGGCAAGCTACCCGCAGCACCGATTTGCTTACTGCGTTTAAGGGAAGCGTATCGCGCAGGTGCCTTACCGGGCTAACCGTCAGCACCAGCCTCAGCTTCGGATTAATTTGCCGTAGCAACGCGTACGCCTCGGTTACGGCTGTAATAATCTCTTCGGCAGATAACAGCTCCTTCTCAAAACGCTCGGCTGGGATTTTATGGCAGTTATTTACCACTTCCCCCGTTTCCTGCAGGCGGTAGCCAAACGCAGTACCTAGGGTCCAGATAAGCACGTCGGCCGAGCGTACAAACTCGGCGGTTTCGCGTACGGTTTGCTCAATCCGCTGCAGCAGGGCAGGAGGGGAGTCGGCACCTAGGGTGGCGTGCAAATCAAAGCTCTGCCAACGCCCGCGGGCTTCAACCAAGTGCTGTTGCCAATCGGTTTCTTCGCCGGCCACCGCACGCAGCAGCCGCGCCGCCGCCAGCGGGTTAAACACAGTGCCAAACGGGTTTACAAGCGTGCGCACCTTGTGTTGGGCCAGCCGCTCACCTATGACATCGGAAAAGCACGACCCTAGGGTAAGCACACGTGCCCCCAGCGAAAGAGGTTGTGCGTCGGGTCGAAGTAGTAATTCAGTACGAAACATTAGCAAAAACAGCCCCTAGGGCCGCATACGGAAGGCCAACCTACGCAACTAGCAGCTTACGGCCAAAACTTAACTTGGATTGGTGCAGCTTTTGTTGCCGAAAACGGCCAATGAAAAAGCCCTACCGGGTGGGCAGGGCTTTTCTTAACGATGCGCATGCGCAAATAGCTTACTCAGCTACAACGTTTACGCGAATTTTGTGCTTCACCTCGCGGTGCAGATCGATAGAAGCGGTGTATTCACCTACAGCTACCGGATCCGAATCGAGGCTGATGCGCTTACGATCTACTTCAAAGCCTTTGGCCTTCAGTACATCGGCAATTTGCAGCGTCGTAACACGGCCGAAAATCTTGCCCGACTCGCCTACTTTCGCAGGAATGTCGATGCTCAAGTCGCCGATGCGGTCGGCCAGGCCTTGCGCGTCGCTCTTAATCTTATCGGCTTTGTGCGAAGCCTGACGTACGTTCTCGGCTACGATTTTCTTGTTGGTCTTGTCGGCCAATACAGCCAGACCTTGGGGCAGCAGGTAATTGCGGCCGTAGCCGGGCTTTACCTTTACAACGTCGTTCTTGTAGCCCAGGCCTTTTACGTCGTCTTTCAGGATAACTTCCATCTCGGTCAGTCGTCGTTAGGGGGTAATAGACTACTTCATCTGGTCAGCCACGTAGGGCATCAGCGCCAGGTGACGGGCTTTTGCCACGGCCTGCGCTACCTTGCGCTGGAATTTCAGGCTGGTGCCCGTGATGCGGCGGGGCAGAATGCGGCCCTGCTCGTTCACGAACTTCAGCAGGAAGTCCGGGTTTTTGTAATCTACGTAGCGAATGCCGGCCTTCTTGAAGCGGCAGTACTTCTTGCGTTGCTCCTGCTTGTGGATGCGTTCGTTGGCGAGGCTCATCTTACTGGGCTACTGCTTCTGATTGTTTTGCTTTCTGCTGGTTCAGCTCGCCCTTACGACGACGCTCGTTGTAAGCCACAGCGTGCTTATCCAGAGCGGTAGTAAGGAAGCGGATTACGCGCTCGTCGCGGCGGAAGGCCAGTTCCAGCGTGTCTACCAGCGTAGATTCGCCGGTGAATTCTACCAGGAAGTAGTACCCGGTCGATTTTTTCTGAATTGGGTAAGCAAGCTTACGCAAGCCCCAGCTTTCCGAATTCAGAATGTCGGCGCCATTTTCCTTAAGCACCTGCGTGAACTTCTCGATCGTCTCTTGAACCTGCGCGTCGTTGAGCACGGGCGTCAGGATGAAGACGGTCTCATAGTTTCTGTTTGCCATTGCGGAACAGAGAAAAAGTAAGTGAGACGATGAATGAGCCGGCAAAGGTAAGAGTTTTTCTTAATCAGCGAACGATGCGAATACAATAATTGTGTCAGTTTAAGAAGTAAAGCCACTGAAGATCAACTCGTAAACCTTGTATAGCGTAGTCGGTTAATTACAACGCGGGCCGCCCTCGTCTTTGTTTCTGGGTGCAAGATCTAGCAGAGGTATCCTTACACCTATATATAATAAGGTGTAAGTCAAGGCTTCTTAGAATGATTCTAAGCAATGGCGCTAGGCCAAAATTTAGCAAACCCCGGTTTGCGGTCTGGCAATCGTGGGCTACATTTGTGGCCCTAAAGCGCCCTGCTTTTACGTTTTTCCAGCACGTTTTGCAATGAGTAGCTTCCGACTACGTCCCTTTTCACACTGGCTCCTCGCTCTGTTTCTGACGTTTACTGCTGTTGGCCAAGTGGCCGCGCAGGACAACGCGACAGTAAGCAAGGAGGGTGTGACCCCCGGCGCCACTGCCGGAGCCGCCCCTGCGGCTGCAGCGGGTAGTGCCCCCGCCGGCGACGCTGCCGCCATTTCGGCCGGCGACGCTTTGTTCAAAGGCAACTGCGCCCAGTGCCACGCCATCAACGATGTGGTGGTAGGTCCCGCATTGGCCGGTATCGAGCAGCGTCGTCCGCTGCCCTGGCTAATTAAGTGGGTTCAGAACTCAAGCAAGATGGTAGCCAGCGGCGACGAGTACGCGGTGAAAATCTTCAACGAGTACCAGAAACAGCAGATGCCCAACTTCGCGTTAAGCGACGAGGAAATCACCTCGATCTTCGCTTATGTGAAAGCTGAAGCCTCGAAGCCTGCTAATGCCGCAGTAGGTGGTGATGACCGCGGTGCCGAAGGGAAACCCTCCGGTGAAGTAGCCGACGGCGCCGGTGCTGGTGCCGGAAAGTATGTGAACGTAGTACTCATCGTTCTGATTGTAGTACTCATCGTTCTGGTTGTTACCCTAGTTATCATCGCCAACATCATGCGCGATGTGCTGCGTGGTCGCAAAGACCTCGACGGCCGCGATGTTGAGATGATTGACCAGAAAACCGACTGGATGGCCATCCTGAAGTCGGGCTGGTTTAAAGGCACCGTTGGTACGTTGTTCGTACTTGTGGTTCTGTACGAATCCATCCAGGGATTGATGGCTATCGGTTTGCAGCAGGGTTACCAGCCGTCGCAGCCGATTGCGTTTTCGCACAAGCTGCACGCCGGCGAGCATCAAATCAACTGCGCGTACTGCCACACTTCGGTGTACAAGAGCAAGTCGGCTAACATTCCTTCGGCGAACATCTGTATGAACTGCCACTCGCAGATCAAAGCAACGTCGCCCGAAATCAAGAAGATTTACCGCGCAATCCAGCGCAACCAGCCGATTCAGTGGGTACGTGTTCACAACCTGCCCGACTTGGCTTATTTCAACCATGCGCAGCACACCCAAGTAGGTGGCATTGAGTGCCAGACTTGCCACGGCCCGATCCAGAACATGGAGGTTGTGTACCAGTACTCTGCTCTAACGATGGGCTGGTGCATCAACTGCCACCGCGAGACGCCGCTCAACACCAAAGGCAACGGTTACTATGATAACCTGGTGAAGCTGCACGATAATGCCAATGCCGGTGCTCCGTTCACCGTGTCGTCGAACGGCGGCACCGAATGCTCGAAGTGCCACTACTAATAATGAAAGTACTGAGCTAGGGTGTCGAGTAAGGAAGTAAGCCATTCGCTGCTTCGTACTGGATGCCCTAACTCTCTGCCAAATACGACTACCCAACCCACGATGCAAGAGTCGCCTAAGTACTGGAAGGGAATTGAGGAGCTCGAAAACTCGCCGGAGTTTTTGCATAACGCCCTGAGCGAATTCGGGACGTTGCCGGTGAAAGAAAGCCACCCCTCAACGGATGATACGGTTGCACCGCGTCGCGACTTCCTGAAGCTGATGGGCTTTGGCCTGGCTGCCGCTACCTTGGCTAGCTGCGAAGCGCCCGTCCGTAAAGCCATTCCGTACCTGAACAAGCCCGAGGAAGTAGACCCGGGTATTGCCAACTTCTACGCTTCAACCTACTTCAACG includes the following:
- a CDS encoding GSCFA domain-containing protein: MFRTELLLRPDAQPLSLGARVLTLGSCFSDVIGERLAQHKVRTLVNPFGTVFNPLAAARLLRAVAGEETDWQQHLVEARGRWQSFDLHATLGADSPPALLQRIEQTVRETAEFVRSADVLIWTLGTAFGYRLQETGEVVNNCHKIPAERFEKELLSAEEIITAVTEAYALLRQINPKLRLVLTVSPVRHLRDTLPLNAVSKSVLRVACHYLSELLPQATYFPAYELLLDDLRDYRFYAADMIHLTEVAEQYIWEKFTAVYFDSAFRQFAQEWDGIRRALEHRPLHAGAPEHRHFLEQTQQRLERLAGRVDVRAELRDVHKRIVALPPPPKPVLPPEPDDDGEERIDIGEGSEPVEAPQTDRQTAPLPAAQPAVDAADLWAEALAEQESDEAEDVRPAAEVTHEMESGTTEAGPAKRRKRKRGGRKHKKKNRPDTDETSAENPQELLVEATVPNEPVEAASPVALAPAEPTPEPTGPESVTARPPKRRGRPARQSPVLYAEPQPDEQPERSAPEPQPPVASEAVPTFAAAPTQAPTASPNEPPKPKSRSRAGRGKGTSKLMAAVESAIDALPTLTPAAPAAEPTAPVAEIGSAPAPARKRPAPRRKPNNPGATTPEPQAPLAEAVSNADANAAPPTEAKRRGRPPRRKPQAPPTAE
- the rplI gene encoding 50S ribosomal protein L9; the encoded protein is MEVILKDDVKGLGYKNDVVKVKPGYGRNYLLPQGLAVLADKTNKKIVAENVRQASHKADKIKSDAQGLADRIGDLSIDIPAKVGESGKIFGRVTTLQIADVLKAKGFEVDRKRISLDSDPVAVGEYTASIDLHREVKHKIRVNVVAE
- the rpsR gene encoding 30S ribosomal protein S18, coding for MSLANERIHKQEQRKKYCRFKKAGIRYVDYKNPDFLLKFVNEQGRILPRRITGTSLKFQRKVAQAVAKARHLALMPYVADQMK
- the rpsF gene encoding 30S ribosomal protein S6, with translation MANRNYETVFILTPVLNDAQVQETIEKFTQVLKENGADILNSESWGLRKLAYPIQKKSTGYYFLVEFTGESTLVDTLELAFRRDERVIRFLTTALDKHAVAYNERRRKGELNQQKAKQSEAVAQ
- a CDS encoding cytochrome c3 family protein, producing MSSFRLRPFSHWLLALFLTFTAVGQVAAQDNATVSKEGVTPGATAGAAPAAAAGSAPAGDAAAISAGDALFKGNCAQCHAINDVVVGPALAGIEQRRPLPWLIKWVQNSSKMVASGDEYAVKIFNEYQKQQMPNFALSDEEITSIFAYVKAEASKPANAAVGGDDRGAEGKPSGEVADGAGAGAGKYVNVVLIVLIVVLIVLVVTLVIIANIMRDVLRGRKDLDGRDVEMIDQKTDWMAILKSGWFKGTVGTLFVLVVLYESIQGLMAIGLQQGYQPSQPIAFSHKLHAGEHQINCAYCHTSVYKSKSANIPSANICMNCHSQIKATSPEIKKIYRAIQRNQPIQWVRVHNLPDLAYFNHAQHTQVGGIECQTCHGPIQNMEVVYQYSALTMGWCINCHRETPLNTKGNGYYDNLVKLHDNANAGAPFTVSSNGGTECSKCHY